In Streptomyces thermolilacinus SPC6, a single genomic region encodes these proteins:
- a CDS encoding LuxR C-terminal-related transcriptional regulator, producing the protein MYGTDRLGELTYREREVLLLLGTGLGNRRLASELGIAERTVKAHIARIAEKLERETRLQVSVLSALSHDDLCVDPSCPGRHSVAPPGALSAFAA; encoded by the coding sequence GTGTACGGAACCGACAGGCTCGGAGAACTGACGTATCGGGAGAGGGAGGTCCTGCTCCTCCTGGGCACCGGACTGGGCAACCGCCGGCTGGCGAGTGAGCTCGGCATCGCGGAGCGCACCGTCAAGGCGCACATCGCCCGCATAGCGGAGAAACTGGAGCGCGAGACGCGGCTCCAGGTCTCCGTGCTGTCCGCGCTGTCCCACGACGACCTCTGCGTCGATCCCTCCTGTCCTGGCCGGCATTCCGTCGCGCCACCCGGCGCCCTGAGCGCGTTCGCCGCGTGA
- a CDS encoding DUF4240 domain-containing protein — MDETEFWELVDSTREAAEGDPDDHAELLVERLAQLDPDAVLDFARHFEARYNRADTWDLRAAAAILLGGASDVAFDYFRCWLIGQGREVFEGAVHDPEALAELLEDFDPAVDGDGEEIGFAADEAYEALTGVETPDLGLAPPPPEPVGDPLDVDDDTALAERLPRLWDRFGG; from the coding sequence ATGGACGAGACGGAGTTCTGGGAGCTGGTCGACTCGACCCGCGAGGCGGCGGAGGGCGACCCCGACGACCACGCCGAGCTGCTCGTGGAGCGGCTGGCGCAACTCGACCCCGACGCCGTCCTCGACTTCGCCCGCCACTTCGAGGCCCGCTACAACCGCGCCGACACGTGGGACCTGCGGGCCGCCGCGGCGATCCTCCTGGGCGGCGCGTCCGACGTGGCGTTCGACTACTTCCGGTGCTGGCTGATCGGCCAGGGCCGGGAGGTGTTCGAGGGCGCCGTGCACGACCCGGAGGCGCTCGCGGAGCTGCTGGAGGACTTCGACCCGGCGGTGGACGGGGACGGCGAGGAGATCGGCTTCGCGGCGGACGAGGCGTACGAGGCGCTCACCGGCGTGGAGACACCGGACCTGGGCCTCGCCCCGCCGCCGCCCGAACCGGTGGGCGACCCGCTCGACGTGGACGACGACACGGCCCTCGCGGAGCGCCTGCCCCGCCTGTGGGACCGCTTCGGCGGCTAG
- a CDS encoding SDR family oxidoreductase has protein sequence MTTNTTTQQENRPLAGTVALVAGATRGAGRAIAVQLGAAGATVYATGRTTRDRVSEVGRAGETIEETAELVTAAGGRGVAVPTDHLVPEQVRALVARIDAEQGRLDVLVNSCWGGDHLLVPTWDAKMWDIDLDKGLRMLDLGVRTHVITSSLALPLLTRRPGGLVVEMTDGTAEYNKRFREQFYFDLAKTAPLRMAFGLAHDLKDVGGTAVALTPGFLRSEEMLDHFGVREENWRDACAQEPHFAIAESPVYVGRAVAALAADPERNRWSGQSLNSGQLAQEYGFTDADGSRPDAWGYFRDVVHGGKDATADDYR, from the coding sequence ATGACGACGAACACCACCACCCAGCAGGAGAACCGCCCGCTCGCCGGTACCGTCGCCCTCGTCGCGGGCGCCACGCGGGGCGCGGGCCGCGCCATCGCCGTGCAGCTCGGCGCCGCGGGGGCCACCGTGTACGCCACCGGGCGGACCACCCGCGACCGCGTCAGCGAGGTCGGCCGGGCCGGCGAGACGATCGAGGAGACCGCCGAGCTGGTCACCGCGGCGGGCGGCCGGGGCGTCGCCGTGCCGACCGACCACCTCGTACCGGAGCAGGTGCGCGCGCTGGTCGCCCGGATCGACGCGGAGCAGGGCCGCCTCGACGTCCTCGTCAACAGCTGCTGGGGCGGCGACCACCTCCTCGTACCGACCTGGGACGCCAAGATGTGGGACATCGACCTCGACAAGGGCCTGCGCATGCTGGACCTCGGCGTCCGTACGCACGTCATCACCAGCAGCCTCGCCCTGCCGCTGCTGACGCGCCGCCCCGGCGGGCTCGTCGTGGAGATGACGGACGGCACCGCCGAGTACAACAAGCGCTTCCGGGAGCAGTTCTACTTCGACCTGGCGAAGACCGCGCCCCTGCGCATGGCGTTCGGCCTGGCGCACGACCTGAAGGACGTCGGCGGCACGGCCGTGGCCCTCACCCCCGGTTTCCTGCGCTCCGAGGAGATGCTCGACCACTTCGGCGTACGGGAGGAGAACTGGCGCGACGCCTGCGCCCAGGAGCCGCACTTCGCCATCGCCGAGTCGCCCGTGTACGTCGGCCGGGCCGTCGCCGCGCTCGCCGCCGACCCGGAGCGGAACCGCTGGAGCGGTCAGTCCCTCAACAGCGGGCAGCTCGCCCAGGAGTACGGGTTCACCGACGCCGACGGGTCGCGGCCGGACGCCTGGGGGTACTTCCGGGACGTGGTCCACGGCGGCAAGGACGCCACGGCCGACGACTACCGCTGA
- a CDS encoding helix-turn-helix transcriptional regulator yields MRAARLIKMVLLLQSRPSMTAAELARELEVSERTVTRDALALSEAGVPVYADRGRGGGYRLVGGYRTRLTGLARSEAEALFLSGVPGALREMGLDDAASAARLKVSAALLPSLRDASESAAQRFHLDAPGWYQEPDTPELLPVIARAVWDDRLVDATYRRDEREVERELAPYGLVLKAGVWYLCARAGDAVRVYRVDRFTRVEPREERFDRDEAFDLPGFWEERAAQFARSLLRTAVVVRLTEAGARGLPYVTDRAAALEALETAGPPDSAGRVTVTLPVESEEVAFGQLLGLGPEAEVLEPLTLRERFARAAARMARLYEP; encoded by the coding sequence ATGCGTGCCGCTCGTCTGATCAAGATGGTGCTGTTGCTCCAGTCCCGCCCGTCCATGACCGCCGCCGAGCTGGCCCGGGAGCTGGAGGTGTCGGAGCGGACCGTGACCCGGGACGCGCTGGCGCTGTCCGAGGCGGGCGTCCCGGTGTACGCGGACCGGGGGCGCGGCGGCGGGTACCGCCTCGTCGGCGGCTACCGGACACGGCTGACCGGGCTGGCCCGCAGCGAGGCCGAGGCGCTGTTCCTGTCGGGCGTACCGGGCGCGCTGCGCGAGATGGGCCTGGACGACGCGGCGTCGGCGGCCCGGCTGAAGGTGTCGGCGGCGCTGCTGCCCTCGCTGCGGGACGCGTCGGAGTCGGCGGCGCAGCGGTTCCACCTGGACGCGCCCGGCTGGTACCAGGAGCCCGACACGCCCGAGCTGCTGCCGGTGATCGCGCGGGCCGTGTGGGACGACCGGCTGGTGGACGCCACGTACCGGCGGGACGAGCGCGAGGTGGAGCGGGAGCTCGCCCCGTACGGGCTCGTGCTGAAGGCGGGCGTCTGGTACCTGTGCGCGCGGGCCGGGGACGCGGTGCGGGTGTACCGGGTGGACCGGTTCACGCGGGTCGAGCCGCGAGAGGAGCGGTTCGACCGGGACGAGGCGTTCGACCTGCCGGGGTTCTGGGAGGAGCGGGCCGCCCAGTTCGCGCGGTCGCTGCTGCGCACGGCGGTCGTGGTGCGGCTGACGGAGGCGGGGGCGCGGGGCCTGCCGTACGTCACGGACCGGGCGGCGGCGCTGGAGGCGCTGGAGACGGCCGGTCCCCCGGACTCCGCCGGACGGGTGACGGTCACCCTGCCGGTGGAGTCCGAGGAGGTGGCGTTCGGGCAGCTGCTGGGGCTTGGCCCGGAGGCCGAGGTCCTGGAGCCGCTCACGCTGCGCGAGCGGTTCGCGCGGGCGGCGGCGCGGATGGCCCGGCTGTACGAGCCGTAG
- the aceE gene encoding pyruvate dehydrogenase (acetyl-transferring), homodimeric type: protein MTDPTRIQPSELDQLPDRDPEETAEWQASLDAVTAAAGPHRAAYLMRRTLERAQDSGLALPKLLETDYVNTIPTAAEAGYGYDGDEELEARITAWNRWNAAAMVTRGSKYGVGGHIATFASAAWLYETGFNHFFHGKERDGSGDQLFIQGHASPGIYARAFLDGRLNEAHLDNFRQESGGNGLPSYPHPRRLPWLWEFPTVSMGLGPLSAIYQARFNRYLTNRGIKDVSASHVWAFLGDGEMDEPESTAALALAAREGLDNLTFVINCNLQRLDGPVRANFKIVQELEAQFRGAGWNVVKTLWGTAWDELFQLDTTGALVRRLREVPDAQVQTYQTRDAAYIREDFFGKDPALAEMAKLLSDDKIIECFHYSRGGHESRKVFAAYKAALGHKGAPTVILAQTVKGHTLGKGFASKNANHQMKKLTVDEFKDMRDRLGLPIPDSAFADGQVPYGHPGADAPEVRYLQERRAALGGPAPARRVHPVAPLPAPAEKAFAAFDKGSGSQSIATTMAFVRLVKDLVRDKETGKRWVPIVPDEARTFGMESLFPSLGIYSPKGQTYEPVDRDQLMYYKEAVNGQILNEGITEAGSMADFIAASTAYSTHGEPMIPFYIFYSMFGWQRTADQMWQLADQLGRGFLVGATAGRTTLTGEGLQHADGHSPVIAATNPASLTYDPAFAYEVAVIVKEGLRRMYGEGAPGEDPNVFYYLTVYNEPMPQPAKPEGVDEGIVKGLYRFKEGSGAEGAPRIQLLGSGTAIHWALDAQRMLAEEWGVTADVWSATSWTELRRDALEADAALLRGEERVPYVRQALADAPGPVLAVSDYMRQVPDQIAQWVEQDYTSLGADGFGLSDTREAARRHFGVDAPSIVVAALAQLARRGEVPAAAVKDARERYGL, encoded by the coding sequence ATGACCGACCCCACCCGCATCCAGCCGAGCGAGCTCGACCAGCTCCCGGACCGCGACCCCGAGGAGACCGCCGAGTGGCAGGCGTCCCTCGACGCCGTGACCGCCGCGGCGGGGCCGCACCGTGCCGCGTACCTGATGCGCCGCACCCTGGAGCGGGCCCAGGACTCCGGTCTGGCGCTGCCGAAGCTGCTGGAGACGGACTACGTCAACACGATCCCGACCGCCGCCGAGGCCGGTTACGGCTACGACGGCGACGAGGAGCTGGAAGCCCGCATCACCGCCTGGAACCGGTGGAACGCCGCCGCCATGGTGACCCGCGGCTCCAAGTACGGCGTGGGCGGCCACATCGCCACCTTCGCCTCCGCCGCCTGGCTCTACGAGACGGGCTTCAACCACTTCTTCCACGGCAAGGAGCGGGACGGCTCGGGCGACCAGCTGTTCATCCAGGGCCACGCCTCCCCCGGCATCTACGCCCGCGCCTTCCTGGACGGCCGCCTCAACGAGGCGCACCTCGACAACTTCCGGCAGGAGTCCGGCGGCAACGGCCTGCCCTCCTACCCGCATCCGCGCCGCCTGCCGTGGCTGTGGGAGTTCCCGACCGTCTCCATGGGTCTGGGCCCGCTCTCCGCCATCTACCAGGCGCGTTTCAACCGCTACCTCACCAACCGCGGCATCAAGGACGTCTCCGCCTCGCACGTGTGGGCGTTCCTCGGCGACGGCGAGATGGACGAGCCCGAGTCCACGGCGGCGCTCGCCCTGGCGGCCCGCGAGGGCCTGGACAACCTCACCTTCGTCATCAACTGCAACCTCCAGCGCCTCGACGGCCCGGTCCGCGCCAACTTCAAGATCGTGCAGGAGCTGGAGGCCCAGTTCCGCGGCGCCGGCTGGAACGTGGTCAAGACGCTGTGGGGCACCGCCTGGGACGAGCTGTTCCAGCTGGACACGACGGGCGCCCTCGTCCGCCGCCTCCGCGAGGTCCCGGACGCGCAGGTCCAGACGTACCAGACCCGCGACGCGGCCTACATCCGCGAGGACTTCTTCGGCAAGGACCCGGCCCTCGCCGAGATGGCGAAGCTGCTGTCCGACGACAAGATCATCGAGTGTTTCCACTACTCGCGCGGCGGCCACGAGTCCCGCAAGGTCTTCGCCGCGTACAAGGCCGCGCTCGGCCACAAGGGCGCGCCGACCGTGATCCTCGCGCAGACCGTCAAGGGCCACACCCTCGGCAAGGGCTTCGCGTCCAAGAACGCCAACCACCAGATGAAGAAGCTGACGGTGGACGAGTTCAAGGACATGCGCGACCGCCTGGGCCTGCCCATCCCGGACAGCGCGTTCGCCGACGGCCAGGTGCCGTACGGCCACCCGGGCGCCGACGCGCCGGAGGTGCGCTACCTCCAGGAGCGCCGCGCCGCGCTCGGCGGCCCCGCCCCGGCCCGCCGCGTCCACCCCGTCGCGCCGCTGCCCGCCCCGGCGGAGAAGGCGTTCGCCGCGTTCGACAAGGGCTCCGGCTCGCAGTCCATCGCGACGACCATGGCGTTCGTGCGCCTGGTGAAGGACCTGGTCCGCGACAAGGAGACCGGCAAGCGCTGGGTGCCGATCGTCCCCGACGAGGCCCGCACCTTCGGCATGGAGAGCCTCTTCCCGTCGCTCGGCATCTACTCGCCGAAGGGCCAGACGTACGAGCCGGTCGACCGCGACCAGCTGATGTACTACAAGGAGGCCGTCAACGGCCAGATCCTGAACGAGGGCATCACCGAGGCCGGCTCGATGGCCGACTTCATCGCCGCGTCCACCGCGTACTCGACGCACGGCGAGCCGATGATCCCGTTCTACATCTTCTACTCGATGTTCGGCTGGCAGCGGACCGCCGACCAGATGTGGCAGCTCGCCGACCAGCTCGGCCGCGGCTTCCTCGTCGGCGCCACCGCGGGCCGCACCACGCTCACCGGTGAGGGCCTCCAGCACGCCGACGGCCACTCGCCCGTGATCGCGGCGACCAACCCGGCCTCGCTGACGTACGACCCGGCGTTCGCGTACGAGGTCGCGGTGATCGTCAAGGAGGGCCTGCGCCGGATGTACGGCGAGGGCGCCCCGGGCGAGGACCCGAACGTCTTCTACTACCTGACCGTCTACAACGAGCCGATGCCGCAGCCCGCGAAGCCCGAGGGCGTCGACGAGGGCATCGTCAAGGGCCTGTACCGGTTCAAGGAGGGCTCGGGCGCCGAGGGCGCGCCGCGCATCCAGCTGCTCGGCTCGGGCACGGCGATCCACTGGGCGCTGGACGCGCAGCGGATGCTGGCCGAGGAGTGGGGCGTGACCGCCGACGTGTGGTCCGCGACCTCCTGGACGGAGCTGCGGCGTGACGCGCTGGAGGCCGACGCGGCGCTGCTGCGCGGCGAGGAGCGCGTACCGTACGTGCGCCAGGCGCTGGCCGACGCGCCGGGCCCGGTGCTGGCCGTCAGCGACTACATGCGCCAGGTCCCGGACCAGATCGCGCAGTGGGTCGAGCAGGACTACACGTCGCTGGGCGCCGACGGCTTCGGCCTGTCGGACACCCGCGAGGCGGCCCGCCGCCACTTCGGCGTGGACGCCCCGTCGATCGTGGTCGCCGCGCTGGCCCAGCTCGCCCGCCGCGGCGAGGTCCCGGCCGCCGCGGTGAAGGACGCCCGCGAGCGGTACGGCCTGTAA
- a CDS encoding GntR family transcriptional regulator — MTTPPPVVHSLREQIREHIVEGIVSGRWKPGERIVERRIATELQVSQTPVREALRELESLRLIESAPNKGVRVRNLTAADLEESYPVRAGLEQIAAELAAERLADDCSALEPHVAALYEADAHGDGTAQVRHTVGFHRELVRAAHNAVLLHTWEGLGIEVFTALSIRWLGTVQKEYAQEHQDLVEAFRRRDPEIGALVKAHVLGCAPRA; from the coding sequence ATGACCACCCCGCCCCCCGTCGTGCACTCGCTGCGGGAACAGATCCGCGAGCACATCGTGGAGGGGATCGTCAGCGGCCGCTGGAAGCCGGGCGAGCGGATCGTGGAGCGCCGTATCGCCACGGAGCTCCAGGTCAGCCAGACGCCCGTACGGGAGGCGCTGCGGGAGCTGGAGAGCCTGCGGCTGATCGAGTCGGCGCCGAACAAGGGCGTACGGGTGCGGAACCTGACCGCGGCGGACCTGGAGGAGTCGTACCCGGTCCGGGCGGGCCTGGAGCAGATCGCCGCCGAGCTGGCGGCCGAGCGCCTGGCGGACGACTGCTCGGCGCTGGAGCCGCACGTGGCGGCGCTGTACGAGGCGGACGCTCACGGCGACGGCACGGCGCAGGTGCGGCACACGGTGGGATTCCACCGGGAGCTGGTGCGGGCGGCGCACAACGCGGTGCTGCTGCACACCTGGGAGGGCCTGGGCATCGAGGTGTTCACGGCCCTGTCGATCCGCTGGCTCGGGACGGTGCAGAAGGAGTACGCGCAGGAGCACCAGGACCTGGTGGAGGCGTTCCGCCGCCGGGACCCGGAGATCGGCGCGCTGGTCAAGGCCCACGTCCTGGGCTGCGCCCCCCGCGCCTAG
- the sucB gene encoding 2-oxoglutarate dehydrogenase, E2 component, dihydrolipoamide succinyltransferase, translated as MPVSVTLPALGESVTEGTVTRWLKAEGERVEADEPLLEVSTDKVDTEIPAPASGVLSSIKVAEDETVEVGAELAVIDDGTGAPAEAPAPAAAEAPAPQAPAEAPAPAQEAPQAAPSTEAAAPAPAPTAEAAAGGGSAEGTDVVLPALGESVTEGTVTRWLKQVGESVEADEPLLEVSTDKVDTEIPAPASGTLLEITVGEDETAEVGAKLGVIGAAGAAPADAPAPAAPAPAEAPAPAPAPAQAAPAAPAPAPAQPAAPAPTEAPAPAPAPAQAQPAAPAPAAPAPAQAAPAQPAAPAAAQATDEGAYVTPLVRKLAAENGVDLASVKGTGVGGRIRKQDVLAAAEAAKTPAPAAPAAAAPAAKAPALEASPLRGQTVKMTRMRKVIGDNMMKALHSQAQLSSVVEVDITKLMRLRARAKDTFAAREGVKLSPMPFFVKAAAQALKAHPVINARINEDEGTITYFDSENIGIAVDSEKGLMTPVIKGAGDLNIAGIAKATADLAAKVRASKITPDELAGATFTISNTGSRGALFDTIIVPPNQVAILGIGATVKRPVVIDHPELGETIAVRDMTYLTLSYDHRLVDGADAARYLTAVKAILEAGEFEVDLGL; from the coding sequence ATGCCGGTTTCCGTAACCCTGCCGGCGCTCGGCGAGAGCGTCACCGAGGGCACCGTCACCCGCTGGCTCAAGGCCGAGGGTGAGCGCGTCGAGGCCGACGAGCCGCTGCTCGAGGTGTCCACCGACAAGGTCGACACTGAGATCCCCGCCCCCGCCTCGGGCGTGCTGTCCTCCATCAAGGTCGCCGAGGACGAGACCGTCGAGGTCGGCGCCGAGCTGGCCGTCATCGACGACGGTACGGGCGCCCCCGCCGAGGCCCCGGCCCCGGCCGCCGCCGAGGCTCCCGCCCCGCAGGCCCCGGCCGAGGCGCCCGCCCCGGCGCAGGAGGCCCCGCAGGCCGCCCCGTCGACGGAGGCCGCCGCCCCCGCCCCCGCCCCGACCGCCGAGGCCGCGGCCGGTGGCGGCTCGGCCGAGGGCACCGACGTCGTCCTGCCCGCGCTGGGCGAGTCGGTGACCGAGGGCACCGTCACGCGCTGGCTGAAGCAGGTCGGCGAGTCCGTCGAGGCCGACGAGCCGCTGCTCGAGGTCTCCACGGACAAGGTGGACACCGAGATCCCCGCCCCCGCCTCCGGCACGCTGCTGGAGATCACCGTGGGTGAGGACGAGACCGCCGAGGTCGGCGCCAAGCTGGGTGTCATCGGTGCCGCCGGTGCCGCTCCGGCCGACGCGCCCGCCCCGGCCGCCCCGGCCCCCGCCGAGGCCCCGGCCCCGGCTCCCGCCCCGGCCCAGGCGGCGCCCGCCGCCCCGGCTCCCGCCCCGGCCCAGCCCGCCGCTCCGGCCCCCACCGAGGCCCCGGCCCCGGCCCCGGCTCCCGCCCAGGCGCAGCCCGCCGCTCCGGCTCCGGCCGCCCCGGCGCCCGCCCAGGCCGCTCCGGCGCAGCCCGCCGCGCCCGCCGCCGCCCAGGCGACGGACGAGGGCGCGTACGTGACCCCGCTGGTGCGCAAGCTCGCCGCCGAGAACGGTGTCGACCTGGCGTCCGTCAAGGGCACGGGCGTCGGTGGCCGCATCCGCAAGCAGGACGTCCTCGCCGCCGCCGAGGCCGCCAAGACCCCGGCTCCGGCCGCCCCGGCCGCCGCGGCTCCCGCCGCCAAGGCCCCGGCCCTGGAGGCGTCCCCGCTGCGCGGCCAGACGGTCAAGATGACCCGCATGCGCAAGGTCATCGGCGACAACATGATGAAGGCGCTGCACAGCCAGGCGCAGCTCTCCTCCGTCGTCGAGGTGGACATCACCAAGCTGATGCGGCTGCGCGCCCGCGCGAAGGACACCTTCGCCGCGCGCGAGGGCGTCAAGCTGTCCCCGATGCCGTTCTTCGTGAAGGCGGCGGCCCAGGCGCTGAAGGCCCACCCGGTCATCAACGCCCGGATCAACGAGGACGAGGGCACCATCACGTACTTCGACTCGGAGAACATCGGCATCGCCGTGGACTCCGAGAAGGGTCTGATGACGCCGGTCATCAAGGGCGCGGGCGACCTGAACATCGCCGGTATCGCCAAGGCCACCGCCGACCTGGCGGCCAAGGTCCGGGCCAGCAAGATCACCCCGGACGAGCTGGCGGGCGCGACGTTCACCATCAGCAACACCGGCTCGCGCGGCGCGCTGTTCGACACGATCATCGTCCCGCCGAACCAGGTCGCCATCCTGGGCATCGGCGCCACGGTGAAGCGCCCGGTCGTCATCGACCACCCGGAGCTCGGCGAGACGATCGCCGTGCGCGACATGACGTACCTGACGCTGTCGTACGACCACCGCCTGGTCGACGGCGCGGACGCCGCCCGCTACCTGACCGCCGTCAAGGCGATCCTGGAGGCCGGCGAGTTCGAGGTCGATCTCGGCCTGTAA
- the lpdA gene encoding dihydrolipoyl dehydrogenase, which yields MANDASTVFDLVILGGGSGGYAAALRGAQLGLDVALIEKNKLGGTCLHNGCIPTKALLHAGEIADQAREADQFGVLTSFEGIDIKGVHKYKDDVIAGLYKGLQGLVASRKVTYIEGEGRLSSPTSVDVNGQRVEGRHVLLATGSVPKSLPGLEIDGNRVLSSDHALTLDRVPESAIILGGGVIGVEFASAWKSFGTDVTIIEGLKHLVPVEDENSSKLLERAFRKRGIKFNLGTFFQSAEYTENGVKVTLADGKTFEAEVLLVAIGRGPVSQGLGYEEQGVAMDRGYVLVDEYMRTNVPTISAVGDLVPTLQLAHVGFAEGILVAERLAGLKPVPIDYDGVPRVTYCHPEVASVGITEAKAKEIYGADKVVALKYNLAGNGKSKILKTAGEIKLVQVKDGAVVGVHMVGDRMGEQVGEAQLIYNWEALPAEVAQLIHAHPTQNEALGEAHLALAGKPLHSHD from the coding sequence GTGGCGAACGACGCCAGCACCGTTTTCGACCTAGTGATCCTCGGCGGTGGCAGTGGCGGTTACGCCGCGGCCCTGCGAGGAGCGCAGCTTGGCCTGGACGTCGCACTCATCGAGAAGAACAAGCTCGGCGGCACCTGCCTGCACAACGGCTGCATCCCCACGAAGGCCCTGCTCCACGCCGGGGAGATCGCGGACCAGGCCCGCGAGGCGGACCAGTTCGGTGTCCTGACCTCCTTCGAGGGCATCGACATCAAGGGCGTCCACAAGTACAAGGACGACGTGATCGCGGGCCTCTACAAGGGCCTCCAGGGTCTCGTCGCCTCCCGCAAGGTGACGTACATCGAGGGCGAGGGCCGCCTGTCCTCCCCGACCTCCGTGGACGTGAACGGCCAGCGCGTCGAGGGCCGCCACGTGCTGCTCGCGACGGGTTCCGTGCCGAAGTCGCTGCCCGGCCTGGAGATCGACGGCAACCGCGTCCTGTCCTCGGACCACGCGCTGACCCTGGACCGCGTCCCGGAGTCGGCGATCATCCTCGGCGGCGGCGTCATCGGCGTCGAGTTCGCCTCCGCGTGGAAGTCCTTCGGCACGGACGTCACGATCATCGAGGGCCTTAAGCACCTGGTCCCGGTCGAGGACGAGAACAGCTCGAAGCTGCTGGAGCGCGCGTTCCGCAAGCGCGGCATCAAGTTCAACCTGGGCACGTTCTTCCAGAGCGCCGAGTACACCGAGAACGGCGTCAAGGTCACCCTCGCGGACGGCAAGACCTTCGAGGCCGAGGTGCTGCTGGTCGCGATCGGCCGCGGCCCGGTCTCCCAGGGCCTGGGCTACGAGGAGCAGGGCGTCGCCATGGACCGCGGCTACGTCCTGGTGGACGAGTACATGCGTACCAACGTGCCGACGATCTCGGCCGTGGGCGACCTCGTCCCCACCCTGCAGCTGGCGCACGTCGGCTTCGCCGAGGGCATCCTCGTCGCGGAGCGGCTGGCCGGTCTGAAGCCCGTCCCGATCGACTACGACGGCGTGCCGCGCGTGACGTACTGCCACCCCGAGGTCGCCTCCGTCGGCATCACCGAGGCGAAGGCCAAGGAGATCTACGGCGCGGACAAGGTCGTCGCGCTGAAGTACAACCTCGCGGGCAACGGCAAGAGCAAGATCCTCAAGACCGCGGGCGAGATCAAGCTCGTCCAGGTCAAGGACGGCGCGGTGGTCGGCGTCCACATGGTCGGTGACCGCATGGGCGAGCAGGTCGGCGAGGCTCAGCTGATCTACAACTGGGAGGCCCTGCCGGCCGAGGTGGCCCAGCTCATCCACGCCCACCCGACGCAGAACGAGGCGCTCGGCGAGGCCCACCTGGCCCTCGCGGGCAAGCCCCTCCACTCCCACGACTGA
- a CDS encoding leucyl aminopeptidase, translating to MTALTLSTAGAATLRADALVVGVAKASDGGKGLVLAPGAEAVDSAFDGKLADVLETLGASGAEGEVTKVPSSGGLKAPLVLAVGLGKAPEKDETYDAEALRRAAGSAARALTGVKKAGFALPVTAAADVAAVAEGALLGAYAFTAYQERGKDAKGPLGEVIVLGAKPRDKAAKAAAERALAVTEEVNRARDLINTPPNDLTPEAFAAVATAAGKENGIKVQVLDEKALTKGGYGGILGVGAGSDNPPRLVRLAYTHPDATKTLALIGKGITYDSGGISLKPAGHNETMKCDMSGAAAVFAAVVAVARLGLPVNVTGWLALAENMPSGSATRPGDVLRMYSGKTVEVLNTDAEGRLVLADAITRASEENPDAIVDVATLTGAMVLALGHRMFGIMANDDAFRTAIHETAEEVGEQSWPMPLPVELRKGMDSPTADIANMGERMGGGLVAGLFLKEFVGEGITWAHLDIAGPAFNESGPYGYTPKGGTGSAVRTLVRLAERAAEGDLG from the coding sequence GTGACTGCTCTCACTCTCAGCACCGCCGGTGCCGCGACGCTGCGCGCCGACGCCCTCGTGGTCGGTGTCGCCAAGGCGTCGGACGGCGGCAAGGGGCTCGTCCTCGCGCCGGGCGCCGAGGCCGTGGACTCGGCGTTCGACGGGAAGCTCGCCGACGTCCTGGAGACCCTCGGCGCGTCCGGCGCCGAGGGCGAGGTGACCAAGGTGCCGTCCTCCGGCGGCCTGAAGGCCCCGCTCGTCCTCGCCGTCGGACTCGGCAAGGCGCCCGAGAAGGACGAGACGTACGACGCCGAGGCGCTACGCCGGGCCGCCGGCTCGGCCGCCCGCGCCCTGACCGGCGTCAAGAAGGCCGGGTTCGCCCTCCCCGTGACGGCGGCCGCGGACGTGGCGGCGGTCGCGGAGGGCGCGCTGCTCGGCGCGTACGCCTTCACCGCCTACCAGGAGCGCGGCAAGGACGCGAAGGGCCCCCTCGGCGAGGTCATCGTGCTCGGCGCGAAGCCGCGCGACAAGGCCGCCAAGGCCGCCGCCGAGCGCGCGCTCGCGGTGACGGAGGAGGTCAACCGCGCCCGCGACCTCATCAACACCCCGCCCAACGACCTGACCCCCGAGGCGTTCGCCGCCGTCGCCACCGCGGCCGGCAAGGAGAACGGCATCAAGGTCCAGGTCCTGGACGAGAAGGCGCTCACCAAGGGCGGCTACGGCGGCATCCTCGGCGTCGGCGCGGGCTCCGACAACCCGCCGCGCCTGGTCAGGCTGGCCTACACCCACCCGGACGCGACCAAGACCCTCGCCCTGATCGGCAAGGGCATCACCTACGACTCGGGCGGCATCTCCCTGAAGCCCGCCGGTCACAACGAGACCATGAAGTGCGACATGAGCGGCGCCGCCGCCGTGTTCGCCGCGGTCGTGGCCGTGGCCCGGCTCGGCCTGCCGGTCAACGTCACCGGCTGGCTGGCGCTCGCCGAGAACATGCCGTCCGGCTCGGCCACCCGCCCGGGTGACGTGCTGCGCATGTACAGCGGCAAGACCGTCGAGGTGCTCAACACCGACGCCGAGGGCCGGCTGGTGCTGGCCGACGCGATCACCCGCGCCTCGGAGGAGAACCCGGACGCGATCGTGGACGTGGCGACCCTGACCGGCGCGATGGTGCTGGCGCTGGGCCACCGCATGTTCGGCATCATGGCGAACGACGACGCGTTCCGCACCGCGATCCACGAGACCGCCGAGGAGGTCGGCGAGCAGTCCTGGCCGATGCCGCTCCCGGTGGAGCTGCGCAAGGGCATGGACTCCCCCACCGCCGACATCGCCAACATGGGCGAGCGGATGGGCGGCGGTCTGGTGGCCGGCCTGTTCCTGAAGGAGTTCGTCGGCGAGGGCATCACCTGGGCGCACCTGGACATCGCGGGCCCGGCGTTCAACGAGTCCGGCCCGTACGGCTACACCCCGAAGGGCGGCACCGGCTCGGCGGTCCGCACCCTCGTACGGCTGGCGGAGCGCGCCGCGGAAGGCGACCTGGGCTGA